One Eleginops maclovinus isolate JMC-PN-2008 ecotype Puerto Natales chromosome 22, JC_Emac_rtc_rv5, whole genome shotgun sequence DNA segment encodes these proteins:
- the aifm2 gene encoding apoptosis-inducing factor 2, whose protein sequence is MGGWLSSYAPSVGGDSSVHVVVVGGGFAGITAARLLQDAGVSFTLLDLREAFHHNVGALRASVQPGFAVRTFIPFSKTFGDSFVQGQVQRVDRETQTVILEGGREFQYSHLILCTGMVGPFPGRFLTEASRQSGVRAYEDLLEQVQAADSVLVVGGGSTGVEMAAEIKSQYPKKRVVLIHSRVELADPGLMPSVRQQAKQVLLEKGVELLLGQKVSNLSELQLNVVCKNSEVQTDKGQTLTPDLIISCTGLKVNSDAYASGFFGSLADGGALKVNAHLQVEGFSNVFALGDCTNIKEPKTGYNAMLHAAVAVSNITNSLSGKELTRYQTGSVTMLLAMGPDDGVGQLNGWKLPRFLVAFGKSRDLLVWKSWSDMKQKQP, encoded by the exons atggGGGGCTGGCTCTCCTCCTACGCCCCCTCAGTGGGGGGGGACAGCAGTGTTCATGTGGTGGTGGTTGGTGGTGGGTTCGCAGGCATCACGGCGGCTCGGCTGCTGCAGGATGCAGGGGTGAGCTTCACGCTGCTGGACCTGAGAGAGGCCTTCCATCACAATGTGGGGGCGCTGCGGGCCTCCGTGCAGCCCG GCTTCGCTGTGCGGACGTTCATCCCGTTCTCCAAGACGTTTGGAGACAGTTTCGTTCAGGGTCAAGTTCAGAGAGTCGACAGGGAGACGCAGACAGTCATCCTGGAGGGGGGCCGG GAGTTCCAGTACTCTCACCTGATCCTCTGCACTGGGATGGTCGGACCGTTTCCGGGTCGGTTCCTCACCGAGGCGTCTCGTCAGAGCGGCGTGCGGGCGTACGAGGACCTGTtagagcag gtacaGGCTGCAGACTCGGTGCTGGTTGTTGGAGGAGGCTCCACTGGAGTGGAGATGGCTGCTGAGATAAAGTCGCAGTATCCCAAGAAGAG gGTGGTCCTGATCCACTCCCGGGTCGAGCTGGCCGACCCCGGCCTGATGCCCTCCGTCAGACAGCAGGCCAAGCAGGTTCTGCTGGAGAAGGgggtggagctgctgctgg GTCAGAAGGTGTCCAACCTGTCGGAGCTGCAGCTGAACGTGGTCTGCAAGAACTCCGAGGTGCAGACGGATAAAGGCCAGACTCTGACCCCAGACCTGATCATCAGCTGCACCGGACTCAAAGTCAACTCTGACGCCTACGCCTCCGGCTTCT tcgGCTCTCTGGCGGACGGCGGCGCTCTGAAGGTGAACGCTCACCTGCAGGTGGAAGGATTCTCCAACGTATTCGCTTTGGGCGACTGCACCAACATCAAGGAGCCCAAGACAGGCTACAACGCCATGCTGCACGCCGCCGTCGCCGTTAGCAACATCACCAACAGCCTGAGCGGGAAAGAGCTGACCCGGTATCAAACAG GCAGCGTCACCATGCTGCTGGCGATGGGCCCTGACGACGGCGTGGGTCAGCTGAACGGATGGAAGCTGCCGCGATTCCTCGTTGCTTTTGGGAAGAGTCGAGATCTGCTGGTGTGGAAGAGCTGGAGCGACATGAAGCAGAAGcaaccctga
- the LOC134858693 gene encoding very long chain fatty acid elongase 6-like, protein MELLQLNASELPLSEWSFERRFDERGAIQWMQDNWSKSFVFSALYAALVFGGRHYMKLRPKMNLRLPLVLWSLTLAVFSIIGAVRTGSYMVHILSCSGFRRSICDQSFYNGPVSKFWAYAFVLSKAPELGDTAFVVLRKQKLLFLHWYHHITVLLYSWYSYKDMVAGGGWFMTMNFGVHALMYSYYAARAAGLRVPRPLAVLITSAQISQMAMGLLVSALVYRWMNHADCPTRIDNIGWAAVMYLSYLLLFSNFFYQTYLRRRDAHLKKE, encoded by the exons atggagctgctgcagctgaacGCCTCGGAGCTGCCGCTGTCTGAGTGGAGCTTCGAGAGGCGCTTCGACGAAAGGGGAGCCATACAGTGGATGCAGGACAACTG GAGTAAGTCGTTTGTGTTCAGCGCTCTGTACGCCGCCCTGGTGTTCGGAGGTCGGCACTACATGAAGCTCCGTCCCAAGATGAACCTGCGGCTGCCGCTCGTCCTCTGGTCGCTCACCCTCGCCGTCTTCAG tatCATCGGGGCGGTGCGGACCGGGTCCTACATGGTTCACATCCTGAGCTGCAGCGGCTTCAGACGCTCCATCTGCGACCAGAGCTTCTACAACGGACCGGTCAGCAAGTTCTGGGCGTACGCCTTCGTGCTGAGCAAGGCACCTGAGCTCG GCGACACAGCTTTCGTGGTTCTGAGGAAGCAGAAGCTGCTGTTCCTGCACTGGTACCACCACATCACCGTGCTGCTGTACTCCTGGTACTCCTACAAGGACATGGTGGCGGGCGGCGGCTGGTTCATGACCATGAACTTCGGCGTCCACGCGCTCATGTACAGTTACTATGCTGCTCGTGCAGCCGGGCTGCGAGTGCCGCGGCCGCTCGCCGTGCTCATCACCAGCGCGCAGATCAGCCAGATGGCGATGGGGCTGCTGGTGAGCGCACTGGTGTACCGCTGGATGAACCACGCCGACTGTCCCACGCGCATCGACAACATCGGCTGGGCGGCCGTCATGTACCTGAGCTACCTGCTGCTGTTCTCCAACTTCTTCTACCAGACCTACCTGCGCCGCCGTGACGCGCACCTGAAGAAGGAGTAG